A single genomic interval of Stieleria maiorica harbors:
- a CDS encoding DUF4339 domain-containing protein, which produces MTQIERVFIRFRGRTIGPLTPDKVKDMVRRGQVTRMHELSGDGLSWMKADEFGNFFPRAAPSGGMAGDMAASASSVPPGSEGSHDGGGTAPAANDNATAQWYAHVNGEKQGPVSMDQMRLYSEAKILKKDSLVWKNGMQTWKPAAEAIPELFGGAAPGGGTPTVSHVSSETPPADGGALSTEIAKHHALIMAFGISLLIIAAIFIVGQIVALNQGGRRLKSDTMSAAIRISLSGVAAISGVMAVQASLKLKAAAQSASAIAALMAARTVNQFWLLTSVAVMIWLGILLLVLITALATNVPITNVLA; this is translated from the coding sequence ATGACTCAAATCGAACGCGTCTTCATTCGCTTCCGCGGTCGAACCATCGGCCCGCTGACACCGGACAAGGTCAAGGACATGGTCCGCAGGGGCCAAGTCACTCGGATGCATGAGTTGTCCGGCGACGGGCTGAGCTGGATGAAGGCCGATGAGTTCGGAAATTTCTTTCCCCGGGCTGCTCCCAGCGGCGGCATGGCCGGCGACATGGCAGCCTCGGCCTCCAGCGTTCCGCCCGGCAGCGAAGGGTCGCATGACGGAGGCGGTACCGCACCGGCCGCCAACGATAACGCGACCGCGCAGTGGTACGCCCACGTCAACGGCGAAAAACAAGGTCCGGTGTCGATGGACCAGATGCGTCTGTACAGCGAGGCGAAGATCCTGAAGAAGGACTCGCTGGTGTGGAAAAACGGCATGCAAACGTGGAAGCCGGCAGCCGAAGCGATTCCCGAATTGTTCGGCGGTGCCGCCCCCGGCGGCGGAACCCCGACGGTCAGCCACGTTTCCAGCGAAACCCCGCCGGCCGACGGAGGGGCGTTGTCGACCGAGATTGCGAAACACCACGCGCTGATCATGGCGTTCGGGATCAGCTTGCTGATCATCGCCGCGATCTTTATCGTCGGCCAGATCGTCGCGCTCAATCAGGGCGGCAGAAGGCTGAAATCGGACACGATGTCCGCCGCAATCCGAATCTCACTCAGCGGTGTGGCTGCCATCTCAGGCGTCATGGCGGTCCAAGCCTCACTGAAATTGAAGGCCGCCGCACAATCCGCCTCGGCGATCGCCGCTCTGATGGCCGCCCGAACGGTCAACCAATTCTGGCTGCTGACCTCCGTCGCCGTCATGATTTGGCTGGGCATTCTGTTGCTGGTCCTGATCACCGCCTTGGCGACCAACGTCCCGATCACCAACGTGCTGGCGTAG